One Spinacia oleracea cultivar Varoflay chromosome 4, BTI_SOV_V1, whole genome shotgun sequence DNA segment encodes these proteins:
- the LOC110788227 gene encoding transcription factor GTE4, whose protein sequence is MASETLGAEELPRERHRWSENSKVYTRRYKNKNNNVVKKLDDSTTTTTTSVAAAAVDSLENENTIAPNDNNNNETLKDNNVEDNHVFENGITANNNSSCSNNSHNNDDNEKNNEVIDEEAQKKVSSPPELPVELPVEEANSSQPHHNSPRVGTVSGDSSSLNRYRDEGERFPNGQDEGEPLPNGHDENLTNGLVLRPLVTHVDDRLSISVSGARSKGEVKDLKRKLVGELDKVRKMAKKLEEKEIQISRYEDVETTVPLVGHLQYPVNGGAGKGVSGGLRMISETGSVSFNESRPFRQLSVSVLQNNHHGVGGEIVEKEKRTPKANQYYRNSEFLLGKDRLPPAESNRKSKSSGGKRHGGGEMENGFRIDKKLFSKCSSLLQKIMNHKHGWVFNQPVDVKRLGLHDYFDIIKQPMDLGTVKARLTKNWYKTPREFAEDVRLTFHNALTYNPPGQDVHIMATELLGMFEEKWPAIESEYERKLRYEMIRDLPTPTSRKTYAPAHGSVPMSFAPPPLLHPPPSYQEVRNLERSQSMPVRPESRPKPAYSVGRKPVPKKPKAKDLHKRDMTFEEKQKLSTHLQSLPSEKLDAIVQIIKKRNSALSQHDDEIEVDIDSVDAETLWELDRFVTNYKKSLSKHKRRAELAQARAAAAQAAQETIQAPATVEAPRETTADKGHVATSPRVQQERHSENESGSSGSSSSSSDSGSSSDSDSDSSSGSESDGGH, encoded by the exons ATGGCTTCGGAGACTTTAGGAGCTGAGGAGCTTCCTAGGGAGAGACATCGATGGAGTGAGAATAGCAAGGTTTATACTCGCAGGTACAAAAACAAGAACAACAACGTCGTTAAGAAGCTCGATGATTCgaccaccacaaccaccacctCTGTCGCCGCTGCGGCCGTCGACAGCCTCGAAAATGAGAACACCATTGCCCCcaacgacaacaacaacaacgagaCGTTAAAGGATAATAACGTTGAAGACAATCATGTTTTTGAAAATGGTATAACTGCTAATAACAACAGCAGCTGCAGCAACAACAGTCACAACAACGACGATAATGAGAAGAATAATGAGGTGATTGATGAGGAAGCACAGAAAAAGGTGTCATCCCCGCCTGAATTGCCGGTTGAATTGCCCGTTGAGGAAGCAAATTCCTCGCAGCCACATCACAATTCACCACGAGTTGGGACTGTTTCAGGGGATTCTTCTAGCCTTAATCGATATCGGGATGAAGGAGAACGCTTTCCAAACGGGCAAGATGAGGGAGAACCCCTTCCAAATGGGCATGATGAGAATTTGACAAATGGGTTGGTGTTGAGACCTTTGGTTACTCATGTAGATGATAGGTTGAGTATTAGTGTTTCAGGTGCTAGGTCGAAAGGGGAAGTTAAAGACTTGAAAAGGAAATTAGTGGGTGAACTTGATAAAGTTAGGAAAATGGCAAAGAAACTTGAGGAGAAGGAGATTCAGATTAGTCGGTATGAGGATGTTGAAACAACTGTTCCTCTTGTTGGGCACTTGCAGTATCCGGTTAATGGTGGAGCTGGAAAGGGGGTGAGTGGTGGTTTGAGGATGATTTCAGAAACAGGTTCTGTCAGTTTTAATGAGTCGAGGCCATTCAGGCAACTCTCTGTATCTGTTTTGCAAAATAATCACCATGGAGTCGGTGGTGAAATTGTTGAGAAGGAAAAGAGGACTCCCAAGGCAAACCAATACTATCGAAATTCAGAGTTCCTTCTAGGTAAGGACCGGCTCCCACCTGCCGAGAGTAATAGGAAGTCAAAATCAAGTGGAGGTAAGAGGCATGGAGGCGGAGAAATGGAGAATGGATTCAGGATTGATAAGAAATTATTTAGCAAATGTAGCAGTTTGCTTCAGAAGATAATGAACCACAAGCACGGGTGGGTGTTTAATCAACCTGTAGATGTTAAGAGGCTTGGTCTCCATGACTATTTCGATATTATAAAACAACCAATGGATTTGGGTACAGTGAAGGCTAGGTTGACCAAGAATTGGTATAAAACTCCTAGGGAGTTTGCCGAGGATGTAAGACTTACTTTTCATAATGCCCTGACCTACAATCCTCCAGGGCAGGATGTTCATATCATGGCTACAGAGTTACTGGGTATGTTTGAAGAGAAGTGGCCTGCTATTGAGAGTGAATATGAGCGTAAATTGAGATATGAAATGATTCGTGATTTGCCAACTCCAACATCAAGGAAGACTTATGCTCCTGCACATGGTTCTGTACCTATGTCCTTTGCTCCACCTCCTCTTCTTCACCCCCCTCCATCCTATCAAGAGGTGAGGAATCTGGAGAGATCACAATCAATGCCTGTTAGACCGGAATCAAGGCCGAAGCCTGCGTATTCTGTTGGAAGGAAGCCTGTTCCGAAGAAGCCTAAAGCCAAGGATCTCCACAAAAGGGACATGACCTTTGAGGAAAAGCAAAAGCTTAGCACTCATCTTCAGAGTTTGCCTTCAGAGAAGCTTGATGCTATAGTGCAGATCATTAAGAAGAGGAATTCAGCTTTATCACAACATGATGATGAGATTGAAGTGGATATTGACAGTGTTGATGCTGAGACACTTTGGGAGCTGGATAGATTTGTAACGAATTACAAAAAGAGCCTGAGCAAACATAAGAGGAGAGCCGAACTTGCTCAAGCTAGAGCAGCAGCTGCCCAGGCTGCTCAAGAAACA ATTCAAGCTCCCGCAACTGTTGAAGCGCCTAGAGAAACCACAGCAG ATAAAGGACATGTTGCCACTTCACCTCGTGTTCAACAAGAGAGGCATAGTGAAAATGAAAGTGGTTCAAGTGGCTCAAGCAGTTCTAGCAGTGATTCTGGATCTTCTAGTG ATTCAGATAGTGATAGCTCTTCTGGATCGGAGTCAGATGGAGGCCATTAA
- the LOC110788228 gene encoding malate dehydrogenase 1, mitochondrial, producing MRSQILRSVQSAAHKSNYTRNYASSAANPERKVTILGAAGGIGQSLSMLMKLNPLVSTLSLYDLAGTPGVAADVSHINTRAEVVGYAEDSQLGKALEGSDVVIIPAGVPRKPGMTRDDLFNINAGIVSNLCKSVAKYCPNAIVNMISNPVNSTVPIASEIFKKAGTYDPKKLFGVTTLDVVRARTFYATKAGLPVAEVNVPVVGGHAGITILPLFSQAYPQANLSEDIIEALTKRTQDGGTEVVLAKAGKGSATLSMAYAGALFADACLKGLNGVPDVVECSYVASTITELPFFASKVRLGKDGVEEIFGLGPLSEFEQKGLDNLKAELKSSIEKGIEFANKN from the exons ATGAGGTCCCAAATCTTGAGATCTGTGCAATCAGCCGCTCACAAATCCAACTATACCCGCAATTATGCATCCTCCGCCGCTAATCCTGAGCGCAAGGTCACCATTCTCGGCGCCGCCGGTGGGATCGGCCAATCTCTCTCCATGCTTATGAAGCTCAACCCTCTTGTTTCCACCCTCTCTCTATACGATCTCGCTGGAACTCCCGGTGTTGCCGCCGATGTTAGCCACATTAACACCCGCGCTGAg GTTGTTGGTTATGCAGAGGACAGTCAATTGGGGAAGGCACTAGAGGGATCGGATGTTGTTATCATTCCTGCTGGTGTGCCCAGGAAGCCTGGTATGACACGTGATGACCTCTTTAACATCAATGCCGGTATTGTGTCAAATCTCTGCAAATCTGTTGCCAAGTATTGCCCTAAT GCTATTGTCAACATGATTAGCAACCCTGTGAACTCAACAGTGCCTATTGCCTCTGAGATATTCAAGAAAGCTGGAACTTATGATCCCAAGAAGTTGTTTGGTGTGACAACTCTGGATGTGGTTAGGGCTAGAACTTTCTATGCTACAAAGGCTGGCCTTCCAGTTGCAG AGGTCAATGTCCCTGTTGTTGGAGGACATGCTGGCATAACCATTCTCCCATTGTTTTCTCAA GCTTATCCACAAGCCAACCTCTCAGAAGATATTATTGAAGCTCTTACAAAGAGAACACAAGATGGAGGAACCGAGGTGGTTCTTGCAAAGGCCGGAAAGGGTTCAGCCACATTGTCTATGGC TTATGCTGGAGCCTTATTTGCCGATGCCTGCTTGAAGGGACTTAATGGTGTTCCAGATGTTGTGGAGTGTTCATATGTAGCGTCGACTATCACTGAATTGCCTTTCTTTGCTTCTAAG GTGAGATTAGGGAAGGATGGAGTGGAAGAAATCTTTGGACTGGGCCCCCTCTCTGAGTTTGAGCAAAAAGGTCTGGATAACCTCAAGGCTGAACTCAAATCATCCATCGAAAAGGGAATTGAGTTTGCCAACAAAAATTGA